Sequence from the Sphingobium indicum B90A genome:
GCGGAATATTGGCGGTCTTGTACCCGCGATTGGCGAGATAGATGGAGGTCGGCGTCTTTGAGGCGCGGGAGACGCCCGCCAGCACGATGTCCGCCTCCTCCCAATTTTCATGGCCGACGCCGTCGTCATGGGCGATGGTGAACTGGATAGCCTCGATCCGGGCGAAATAGGCTTCGTCCAGGATATGCTTGCGGCCGGGGCGGTTGCGGGTTTCCTGGCCCAATATGTTGGAGAGCGCGTCGGTCACGCTGTCCAGCGCCGCGACATGCGGCAGGCCGAGCGCCCGGCAGCGCGTCTCCAGCCGCCGCCTGAGCTGGTGGTTGGACAGGGTGAAAAGCACCAGTCCCGGATTGGCGGCGATCTCCTCCATGATGCGGTCGAGATGGATGTCGGACCGGACCATCGGCCAGAAATGGCGCACCGCCTCCACATTCTCGAACGCGCCGATGGCCGCCTTGGCGATATTCTCCAGCGTCTCGCCAGTGGAGTCCGAAAGCAGGTGGAGATGGATGCGCGACATGAAGAACATCTCTGTGGGGAGGCTGTGGATAAAGCAAGGGATAGGTTGCGGGGAAAATCAGGCGTTTGTCGCCCTCCCCGATTCCGGGAATCTTGTCCACAGCCCGCCAACAGATGGAAATTAAAATCCACAGCCTGTGGATAAGGGGGATAAGCGGACTGACTCGGACCGGAATCGGCGACTCCAGGGAGTCAAGTTGTTGGCAAATCCGGGCACAGCGCATAAACCCCGCTGCCAACCGCCCTACTATCTCCATCATCCTTCTGAATCTAAATAAGAGAGTTTATGACGGGACCAGATGCCGGCCTTTCGAACGGCCCGATACCCAAGCCGTTGCTTTCGGTCCTGAAAGGCGCGCTGCCTGCCGTGCCGCCCATGTGGCTGATGCGCCAGGCGGGGCGCTATCTGCCCGAATATCGCGCCTTGCGGGCGGAAAAGGGCGGATTCCTGGAACTGGTCTATGACAGCGCGGCGGCGGCGGAAGTGACCGTGCAGCCGCTGCGCCGTTTCGGTTTTGACGGCGCGATCCTGTTTTCCGACATTTTGATCGTGCCTTATGCGATGGGGCAGGATCTGTGGTTCGAGGCCGGGGAAGGCCCGCGTCTGGCGCCGATCCTGGCGGAGACTGACCTGTCGACCCTGAAACCCGATTTCAGCCGCTATGAGGCGGTCTATGAGACGGTCCGGCAGGTGAAGGCCGCATTGGACCCGCAAGTCACCTTCCTGGGCTTTGCGGGCAGTCCCTGGACCATCGCCACCTATATGGTCGTGGGTCAGGGCAGCAAGGACCAGGGCGCGGCCCGCCGCATGGCCTACAGCCAACCCAAAAAATTCGGCGCGATCATCGATGCGATCATCGATGCGACGGTGGTCTATCTGTCCGGCCAGATCGAGGCGGGGGTCGAGGCCGTGCAGCTTTTCGACAGTTGGGCGGGCAGCCTGGCCCCGCTGGAGTTCGAGCGCTGGGTGATCCGGCCCAACAGGCGGATCGTGGAGAAGCTGAAGGCGATCCACCCGGATATTCCAGTGATCGGCTTTCCCAAGGGCGCGGGCGCGAAGCTGGCGGATTATGCGGCGGGGACCGGGGTCGACGCGGTCGGCGTGGACGAGACGGTCGATCCGCACTGGGCCAACCGCGTGTTGCCGCAGGGGTTGCCGGTGCAGGGGAATCTCGATCCGCTGGCGCTGATCGCCGGGGGTAAGGCGGTGGAAGAGGCCGTCGACAATATCCGCGCCGCCTTTGCCGGGCGGCCCCATATCTTCAACCTGGGGCATGGGATATTGCCCGACACCCCCATTGATCATGTCGAAGCGCTGCTTAGCTATGTGCGGGCAGCGGGAGACTGAATATGCCTTATCTGGGAGCAGCCTATTTGTGGGTCAAAGCCGCGCATGTCATCTTCGTCATCTTCCTGATGGCGGGCCTGTTCATGATGCCGCGCTTCTTCGTCTATCACCAGCAATGCCCGGTGGGATCGGACGAGGACAGGAAGTGGATCGACCGGGAAAGGCGGCTGCTCAAGATCATCCTGAACCCGTCGCTGCTTCTGGTCTGGGTCTTCGGCCTGATGCTGATGGTGGAGATCGGCGCCTGGCATTTCGGCTGGTTCCACCTGAAATTGCTCTTCGTGCTGGGTCTGTCGGGCTATCATGGCTGGATCGCGGGCTATGCGAAGAAGCTGGCCAGGGGGGAGCGGCCGCTCAGCGAGAAGCAATTGCGGTTGCTGAACGAGATTCCGGGAATCGCGGCTGCGGTGATCGTGATCGCGGTGATCGTGAAGCCGTTTTGACGACCTGACCAGATGCGAGGTGCTCCTGCGAAGGCAGGAGCCCAGTCCCGCGGTCCGAACTGGGCTCCTGCCTTCGCAGGAGCACGATGTGCTTCAGGCCGGATCGACCGGGATATTGTCGATCAAGCGCGTCTTGCCGAGTTTCGCCGCGCCCAGCAGCCTTGCGGGGCGGTCCAGCGCCGTCATCGGTTCCAGAGTAACCGCGTCGCACAGCGTCACATAGTCGATGGGATCGAAGCCATGCGCCGCCAGCAGGGCGATGGCCTTGGCGACGGCCGATTCCACGGTCGCGCCCTTTTCCATCTGCCGCGCCGCTTCGCCCAGGGCGCGGGGCAGGGCGAGCGCGTCCTTGCGCTCCTCCTCGCTGAGATAGGCGTTGCGCGACGACAGGGCCAGGCCGTCCTCGGCCCGTTGGGTGGGCACGCCGACAATCTCGATCGGCACGTCCAGGTCGCGGACCATCCGGCGGATCACGGCGAGCTGCTGATAATCCTTTTCCCCGAACAGGGCGACGTCCGGGCGGATCTGGTTGAACAGCTTGGTCACGACCGTCGCCACGCCGTCGAAATGGCCGGGCCGGGCCGCGCCGTCGAGCCCCTCGGTCACGCCGGAGACGGAGATGTTGGTGGCATAGCCCACAGGGTACATGACATCGACCGTCGGCGCCCAGAGGATGTCGACTCCGGCGGCCTGCAGCATCTGCGCGTCCTTGGCCTCGCGCCGGGGATAGGCGTCCAGATCCTCGTTCACGCCGAACTGGCGGGGATTGACGAAGATCGACACCGCCACATGGCCAGCATGGCGCCGCGCTTCCTCCACCAGCGCCATATGCCCGTCATGCAGCGCGCCCATGGTGGGCACCAAAGCGAGCGGTTTTCCGTCGCTTTTCAGCGCATCGACGGCGGCGCGCAGTGAAGGCAGGTCACGGAGGATTTGCACGACAGGAACGGCTCCGATAAGGGCAGCGATAGGGGTCAATCCTGCTAAGGCATGACCGGCTGAAACGGTCAACAGACAATGCGACAATCAACGGGGTAATGAAGGTCCGATGGCGAACGCCCAAACGCACCATATCGTCTTCGCCAATGAGAAGGGCGGGACCGGCAAGTCGACGACCGCCGTGCATACGGCCATCGCGCTGACGGTATTGGGTCATCGCGTCGGCATGATCGACCTCGACCCGCGGCAGCGCACCATCACCCGCTATATGGAGAATCGGGCGGAGACCGCGCGCCGCCGCGGCATCGACCTGCCGACTCCGGACTTCGCGGTGTTCAAGGGCGACAGCGTCGAGGCGCTGGAGGAACAGGCGGCCGCCATGGCCGAAGGCAAGGATTTCCTGGTCATCGACACGCCCGGTCGCGACGATGATTATGCCCGCCACATGGCCGCCCGCGCCAACACGCTGGTGACGCCGATGAACGACAGTTTCGTCGATTTCGACCTGATCGGGCAGGTGGACGCGGAAACATTCAAGGTTAAGCGCCTGTCCTTCTATTCCGAACTGATCTTCGAGGCGCGCAAGACCCGCGCCAAGGCGGACGGCGTCACCATCGACTGGGTGGTGCTGCGCAACCGCGTCCAGCATCATGACGCCCGCAACAAGAAGCGGGTGGGCGACGCGCTGATGGAGCTTTCCCGCCGCGTCGGATTCCGCGTGATTCCGGGCCTTTCGGAGCGAGTGATCTTCCGCGAGCTTTTTCCGTCGGGCCTGACCCTGCTGGACAAGGGGCATCTGGGCGAACTGGGCGTCAGCCATATCGCCGCGCGGCAGGAACTGCGCGAGATGGTGTCGGGCCTTGCCCTGCCCTCGCGGGTCGAGGCCGCGCCGCTGGACATGCTCGGCGCGGCCTGATGGGTCTGCTGGCGCTGCTTCTGATCGGGCTGGCGGCCTGGCTGATCTGGACGGGACGGCTGCAACGCATGAGCGCGAAGGATGGCATGGCGCTGGGCGCCGCTCTGGTCGGCGCGGTCGCGGCCGCCAAGGGCAAGCCGCTGGTCGGCGCGCCGCTGCTGATCGGGGCCACCTTGTTCTTCCTGGCCAGAAGCCGGCGGGGCAAGGCGAAGGCCGGGCCGGGCACGCCCGCGCCGCAAGCCGTTTCGTCCCAGGCGGTGAACGACGCGCGCAAGTTGCTGGGCGTGGGACCGGACGCCGACGCCCGCGCCATCCGCGCCGCGCATCGTCGCCTGATCGCCTCGGTCCATCCGGACAAGGGCGGCACCGAAGCGCTGGCGGCCCAGATCAACGCCGCCCGCGACCTGCTGATCGAGGAAGCCGCGCAACACCGTTGAAGCCAAGGGAGAGGATGCCATGGCCCATCGCTTTCATCCCACGCTCCTACGCGAATATGACATTCGGGGCGTGGTGGGCCGCACGCTGGGCGAGGCGGATGGCTATGCCGTGGGCCGCAGCTTCGGCACGATTGTCAGGAGGATGGGCGTCAGGCGGGCAGGCGGATCAAGGGTCGCGGTCGGCTATGACGGTCGGCTGAGTTCCCCGGCGCTGGAACAGGCGGTCGTGCAGGGCCTGCAGGATTCCGGAACCGATGTCGTGCGCATAGGCCTCGGCCCGACGCCCATGCTCTATTATGCCGAAGCGGCGTTCGATGTCGACGGCGGCGTGCAGATAACCGGCAGCCACAATCCCGCCGATCATAACGGCTTCAAGCTGGTATTTCAGCACCAGGCCTTTTTTGGGGCGGACATCGCGAATCTGGGGAGCATGGCGGCGGCGGGCGACTGGAGCGACGGGGGGAGCGGAAACAGAGGGCAGGTCGAGACTGTCGCCGTCATGGACCGCTACGTCGCCCGGCTGGTGCAGGGGTTCGACGGCGCCGCCTGGCGCATTGGCTGGGACGCGGGCAACGGCGCCGCCGGGCCGGTGGTGGACAAGCTGGTCAAGCTCCTGCCAGGTGAGCATCATGTGCTTTTCACCCAGATAGACGGACATTTTCCCCATCATCACCCCGATCCCACTGTCGAGGCGAATCTGGCGGACCTGAAAGCGCTTGTCCGCGCCAAGAAGCTCGATTTCGGAGTGGCTTTCGACGGAGACGGGGACCGGATCGGCGTGGTGGACGGCAAGGGGCGGGTAATCTGGGGCGACCAGTTGCTGGGCATTTTCGCCGAACTGGTGCTGAAGGACCGCCCGAACGCCACCATCGTCGCGGATGTGAAGGCCAGCCAGGCCCTGTTCGACCGCATCGCCGCGCTGGGCGGGCGGGCGCTGATGTGGAAGACGGGCCACAGCTTGATCAAGTCCAAAATGAAGGAGATTGCCGCTCCGCTGGGCGGCGAGATGACCGGCCATATCTTCCTCGCGGACGATTATTACGGTTTCGACGACGGGCTTTATGCGGCGGTGCGCCTGATCCGGGGTCTGACCCGGTTGGGCCGCAGCGTCACCGCCCTGCGCGACGAAATGCCGAACATGGCGAATACGCCCGAACTTCGCTTTCCAGTGGCGGATAGCCGCAAGTTCGCGGTGGTGGAGGAAGTCCGCGCCCGCTTGCAGGCCCTGGGCGCGAACGTCGACGAAACCGACGGCCTGCGGGTCGTCACGCCCGATGGCTGGTGGCTGCTCAGGGCCTCCAACACCCAGGACGCGCTCGTTGCCCGCGCCGAGGCGAAGGATGAGGAAGGATTGGCGCGCCTGGTCGCGCAGATCGACGCCCATCTGGCCGATTCGGGCGTGATTCGGATTTCGCGAGCCGATTCCTGATCCCGGCGACAGGCAGATCGCCAGGAGAAACTTATTTTTACGCTAGGGAAACAAGGATATAAGGGGGCAGTTGCAGAAAACGCAACCAGGGGTCAGCTTTTCGCATTTGCGAAATGCGCCGCTGCACCGCAAAAGGAAAAGGCCTTTCAGGCATCCTCTCCTAAAACTTTCAAGCCGTCCTCCGGGGCGGCTTTTTTTTGCCTTTTTGCCCTCTCTTTTTTCGCTTCCTGCCGTAGCGTCGTTTCGCATTTTCGGCGATCCAGCGCGTGAAATCCCCGTAAATTAGGGCTTTTCGAACGATAATTTAACCATATTGCTAATAGGGCGCGGCTTTAAGGGCATCATTTTTCCGGTGAAAGCCATTTGCCGCAAACACGTTTGAAGAGAGGTTTCATCATGCCATTGCGCCGCCCCATCCTCGTCAGTCTCCTGCTGTCGGGCGCATTCGCAGCACCCGTCCCGGCTCTGGCGGGTGGTTTCTACCTTCAGGAACAGGCGCCAAAGGAAACCGGCCGGGCAATGGCCGGCGCCGGCGCTGCGGCGGACGATCCGTCCGCCATCTATTTCAATCCCGCGGCCATGACGCAATTGCCGGGCATCCAGACCTCGGTCGGCGGCATCGCGCTCATGGCCTCCGCCCACCAGGCCAATCGCGGCACCTACCGCACCGTTCCCACCGTGCCGGGCGCGCGGGTGCCGGTGACCGGCAATGACGGCGGCCAGCCGTTCGAAAAGGTCATTCCCATCCCCAGCTTCTACGTCACGGCGCAGGCGACCGACCGGCTGTGGCTTGGCCTGGGGGTCAATGCGCCCTTCGGGTTGAAGCTGGATTATGACGACGGCTTTTTCGGCCGTTACGATTCGATCTACACCGACCTCAAGACCTATAATATCCAGTCCAGCGCAGCCTATAGGCTCAACGACAATTTCTCCATCGGCGGCGGCGTCGACGTGCAATATGTGAAGGCGACCCTCACCAACGCGCTGCCGCAGCTTTCGCCACTGGCCCCGACCGATGGTTTCGCCCGGTTGAAGGGCGACGACTGGACGGTCGGCTGGAATGCGGGCCTGTTCTACACCAATGGCGACACCAATGTGGGCGTCTCCTACCGTTCCGGCGTCAATCACAAGGTGACCGGCACGCAGAGCATTTCCGGTCTCCTGGGTCCGATCGCCTCGGCCAATGGCGTTTTGGACGCTTCCGCGCCGCTCGACCTGCCCGACATCGTCACGGTCGGCTTCATGCATCGCCTGACGCCGAAGCTGCGCGCCATGATCAGCGCCCGCTGGTACAATTGGTCGAAGTTCAAGGGCATCGCCATCACCACCGCCGCCGGGACCAGCAACAAGGAACTGGATTACAAGGACAGCTACAGCGTCAGCCTGGGCGGAGAATATGACGTCAGCCCGGCTTTGACCCTGCGGGCGGGCACGATGTTCGACCGCTCGCCCACCAATCCGCAGCATCTGACGACCCGCGTGCCCGACGGCGATCGGACCTGGCTGTCGGCCGGCGCGACCTATAATATCTCGCCCGCCTTTGCGCTGAACCTCAGCTATGCCCATAATTTCGTGGAGAAGGCGAACATCATCCGTCCGGACAGCTATTATCCCGCGCCCGCAACGGTGACGGCGACCACCCTGTCGCAGACCAGCGGCAATGCGGACCAGATCGGCGCTTCTTTGACGGCGCGTTTTTGATGGGAGCGGCACCGGCCCTCACCCCCACCCGACCGCCACAGGATACCATGTCTGGGCGGTCGGGTGGGGGTGAGGGCCGGTGCCGCACGTTTCAGCTTTGCTGAAACCCAAAACAGCTCGCGCTTCTAAAGCTCGCGGTAAATCCCTATAGGGGCTCCATCACCACGGAGCCCCTTTTTCATGTCCGACCATAATCCCGGCCTGCGTCCCTGGCGCGACATCGCCCGCAGGCAATGCCGCCAGATCATGGTCGGCAATGTTCCGGTAGGCGGCGGCGCGCCGGTCACGGTGCAGACCATGACCAACACGCCCACCGATGACGTCAGGGCGACCGTCGACCAGATCCGCCGTTGCGAGGAAGCGGGCGTGGACATCATCCGCGTCTCCTGCCCCGACGAGGCGTCCACCGCGGCGCTCAAGCAGATCGTCCGCGCCGCCCGCGTGCCGATCGTCGCGGACATTCATTTCCACTATAAGCGGGCTCTGGAAGCCGCCGATGCGGGCGCGGCCTGCCTGCGCATCAATCCGGGCAATATCGGCAGCGAGGCGCGGGTCAAGGAAGTGGTCGACGCGGCCAAGGCCAACGGTTGCTCGATCCGCATTGGCGTCAATGCGGGCAGCCTGGAAAAGGATCTGCTCGAAAAATATGGCGAGCCTTGCCCGGAAGCGCTGGTCGAAAGCGCGCTCGATCATATCAAGCTGCTCCAGGACCAGGATTTTCACGACTATAAGGTGGCGGTGAAGGCGAGCGACGTCTTCCTGGCCGTCGCCGCCTATATGCAACTGGCCGAAGCGGTGGATTGCCCGCTGCATCTGGGCATTACCGAGGCGGGCGGACTGATCGGCGGCACGGTGAAAAGCGCCATCGGCATCGGCAACCTGCTCTGGGCCGGGATCGGCGACACGATCCGCGTTTCCCTTTCCGCCGAGCCGGAGGAGGAAGTGCGGGTCGGTTACGAGATATTGAAGTCGCTCGGCATCCGCACGCGGGGCGTGAAGGTCATCTCCTGCCCCAGTTGCGCGCGCCAGGGATTCGACGTGATCCGCACGGTGCAGGCGCTGGAGGAACGGCTCCAGCATATCCACACGCCGCTGTCGCTGTCCGTGCTGGGCTGCGTGGTGAACGGCCCCGGCGAAGCGCGGGAGACCGACATCGGCCTGACCGGCGGCGGCGCGGGCAAGCATATGGTCTATCTGTCGGGCCTGACCGATCATACGGTGCAGGACGAAGGCATGATCGACCATATCGTCGGCCTGGTGGAGGCCAAGGCGGCGGAGATCGAGGCGGCCAAGCTGGAGGCCGAAACCACCGATGCCGGAAAGGCGGAAGCGGCGGAATAAGCCGTTCCCCGTCCCCATGACCGCGCCCCGCTCCCTCGCCCTTCCCTTTGCCGTCTGCTGCCTGGGGGTCGCGCTGTTTTCCGTGATGGATGCGGCGATGAAGGGATTGAGCCTCTCCATCGGCCTGTTCGACGCGCTGTTCTGGCGCGCCGTTGCGGGCAGCCTGCTGGGGCTGGCTCTGATGCTGCTGACGCGGCAGCGCTGGCCGGACCGGGCGGTGTTGCGGCTGCATATGCTGCGCGGGGCGGTGGTGGCGGTGATGGCCAGCCTGTTCTTCTGGGCGATCATGCGGATGCCACTGGCCGAGGCCATCGCCCTGTCCTTCATCGCCCCGCTGGTCGCGCTCTATCTGGCCGCGCTGCTGCTCAAGGAGAGGATCGGGCGGCGGGCCATCGGCGCGTCTTTGCTGGGGCTGGTCGGCGTCGCGGTCATCCTGTCGGGTCGCGTGCGGGGCGATTATGATACGGACGCGCTGTTGGGCGCGGGCGCGGTCCTCGTTTCGGCGGTGCTGTTCGCCTGGAACCTCATCCTCCAGCGGCAGCAGGCGCAGCTTGCTTCCCCGATAGAGGTCGCCTTCTTCCAGCATGTGGTGATGCTGGGGCTGTTCGTGCTTTTCGCGGCGCTCGTCCAGGTCAGGCCGGTCGTGCCGGCGCCGCCCTCATGGGCGCTGGTGGCCCTGGCCGCGACGCTGGCCTTCACCTCGCTCGCCGCGCTGGCCTGGGCCTATGCGCGGGCGGAGGCGCAACTGTTGATCCCGGTTGAATATAGCGCCTTCCTCTGGGCCGCGATCATCGGCTGGCTTGCCTTTGGCGAACGGCTGACCCTGACCACCCTGGCAGGCGCGCTGCTGATCGTGGTGGGATGCCTGATCGCGTCCCGTGCAGGGCCGGCCCAGGCATCGCATGTCGAACCGTCCGTCGCCTGAAAGGAAAAGCATGTCCGTCACCATCCGCGAGGCCGTTGCCGCCGACATCGGTGCGATTCACGGCTTCATCCTCGCCCTGGCCGACTATGAGAAGCTGTCGCACGAGGTGAAGGCCGACCGCGCCAGCCTGGACAAATATCT
This genomic interval carries:
- a CDS encoding pyruvate, water dikinase regulatory protein translates to MSRIHLHLLSDSTGETLENIAKAAIGAFENVEAVRHFWPMVRSDIHLDRIMEEIAANPGLVLFTLSNHQLRRRLETRCRALGLPHVAALDSVTDALSNILGQETRNRPGRKHILDEAYFARIEAIQFTIAHDDGVGHENWEEADIVLAGVSRASKTPTSIYLANRGYKTANIPLVIQSPPPPALYSLKHPMVVGLTVSPERLVQIRRNRLLSLNQAPETSYVDLDKVQEELAFARRMFADNGWPVIDMTRRSIEEAAAAIINLFNDRVLAEGV
- the hemE gene encoding uroporphyrinogen decarboxylase, producing the protein MTGPDAGLSNGPIPKPLLSVLKGALPAVPPMWLMRQAGRYLPEYRALRAEKGGFLELVYDSAAAAEVTVQPLRRFGFDGAILFSDILIVPYAMGQDLWFEAGEGPRLAPILAETDLSTLKPDFSRYEAVYETVRQVKAALDPQVTFLGFAGSPWTIATYMVVGQGSKDQGAARRMAYSQPKKFGAIIDAIIDATVVYLSGQIEAGVEAVQLFDSWAGSLAPLEFERWVIRPNRRIVEKLKAIHPDIPVIGFPKGAGAKLADYAAGTGVDAVGVDETVDPHWANRVLPQGLPVQGNLDPLALIAGGKAVEEAVDNIRAAFAGRPHIFNLGHGILPDTPIDHVEALLSYVRAAGD
- a CDS encoding CopD family protein translates to MPYLGAAYLWVKAAHVIFVIFLMAGLFMMPRFFVYHQQCPVGSDEDRKWIDRERRLLKIILNPSLLLVWVFGLMLMVEIGAWHFGWFHLKLLFVLGLSGYHGWIAGYAKKLARGERPLSEKQLRLLNEIPGIAAAVIVIAVIVKPF
- the panC gene encoding pantoate--beta-alanine ligase; its protein translation is MQILRDLPSLRAAVDALKSDGKPLALVPTMGALHDGHMALVEEARRHAGHVAVSIFVNPRQFGVNEDLDAYPRREAKDAQMLQAAGVDILWAPTVDVMYPVGYATNISVSGVTEGLDGAARPGHFDGVATVVTKLFNQIRPDVALFGEKDYQQLAVIRRMVRDLDVPIEIVGVPTQRAEDGLALSSRNAYLSEEERKDALALPRALGEAARQMEKGATVESAVAKAIALLAAHGFDPIDYVTLCDAVTLEPMTALDRPARLLGAAKLGKTRLIDNIPVDPA
- a CDS encoding division plane positioning ATPase MipZ → MANAQTHHIVFANEKGGTGKSTTAVHTAIALTVLGHRVGMIDLDPRQRTITRYMENRAETARRRGIDLPTPDFAVFKGDSVEALEEQAAAMAEGKDFLVIDTPGRDDDYARHMAARANTLVTPMNDSFVDFDLIGQVDAETFKVKRLSFYSELIFEARKTRAKADGVTIDWVVLRNRVQHHDARNKKRVGDALMELSRRVGFRVIPGLSERVIFRELFPSGLTLLDKGHLGELGVSHIAARQELREMVSGLALPSRVEAAPLDMLGAA
- a CDS encoding DnaJ domain-containing protein, whose product is MGLLALLLIGLAAWLIWTGRLQRMSAKDGMALGAALVGAVAAAKGKPLVGAPLLIGATLFFLARSRRGKAKAGPGTPAPQAVSSQAVNDARKLLGVGPDADARAIRAAHRRLIASVHPDKGGTEALAAQINAARDLLIEEAAQHR
- the pgmG gene encoding phosphoglucomutase/phosphomannomutase PgmG, producing the protein MAHRFHPTLLREYDIRGVVGRTLGEADGYAVGRSFGTIVRRMGVRRAGGSRVAVGYDGRLSSPALEQAVVQGLQDSGTDVVRIGLGPTPMLYYAEAAFDVDGGVQITGSHNPADHNGFKLVFQHQAFFGADIANLGSMAAAGDWSDGGSGNRGQVETVAVMDRYVARLVQGFDGAAWRIGWDAGNGAAGPVVDKLVKLLPGEHHVLFTQIDGHFPHHHPDPTVEANLADLKALVRAKKLDFGVAFDGDGDRIGVVDGKGRVIWGDQLLGIFAELVLKDRPNATIVADVKASQALFDRIAALGGRALMWKTGHSLIKSKMKEIAAPLGGEMTGHIFLADDYYGFDDGLYAAVRLIRGLTRLGRSVTALRDEMPNMANTPELRFPVADSRKFAVVEEVRARLQALGANVDETDGLRVVTPDGWWLLRASNTQDALVARAEAKDEEGLARLVAQIDAHLADSGVIRISRADS
- a CDS encoding OmpP1/FadL family transporter, which translates into the protein MPLRRPILVSLLLSGAFAAPVPALAGGFYLQEQAPKETGRAMAGAGAAADDPSAIYFNPAAMTQLPGIQTSVGGIALMASAHQANRGTYRTVPTVPGARVPVTGNDGGQPFEKVIPIPSFYVTAQATDRLWLGLGVNAPFGLKLDYDDGFFGRYDSIYTDLKTYNIQSSAAYRLNDNFSIGGGVDVQYVKATLTNALPQLSPLAPTDGFARLKGDDWTVGWNAGLFYTNGDTNVGVSYRSGVNHKVTGTQSISGLLGPIASANGVLDASAPLDLPDIVTVGFMHRLTPKLRAMISARWYNWSKFKGIAITTAAGTSNKELDYKDSYSVSLGGEYDVSPALTLRAGTMFDRSPTNPQHLTTRVPDGDRTWLSAGATYNISPAFALNLSYAHNFVEKANIIRPDSYYPAPATVTATTLSQTSGNADQIGASLTARF
- the ispG gene encoding flavodoxin-dependent (E)-4-hydroxy-3-methylbut-2-enyl-diphosphate synthase; translation: MSDHNPGLRPWRDIARRQCRQIMVGNVPVGGGAPVTVQTMTNTPTDDVRATVDQIRRCEEAGVDIIRVSCPDEASTAALKQIVRAARVPIVADIHFHYKRALEAADAGAACLRINPGNIGSEARVKEVVDAAKANGCSIRIGVNAGSLEKDLLEKYGEPCPEALVESALDHIKLLQDQDFHDYKVAVKASDVFLAVAAYMQLAEAVDCPLHLGITEAGGLIGGTVKSAIGIGNLLWAGIGDTIRVSLSAEPEEEVRVGYEILKSLGIRTRGVKVISCPSCARQGFDVIRTVQALEERLQHIHTPLSLSVLGCVVNGPGEARETDIGLTGGGAGKHMVYLSGLTDHTVQDEGMIDHIVGLVEAKAAEIEAAKLEAETTDAGKAEAAE
- a CDS encoding DMT family transporter, which produces MTAPRSLALPFAVCCLGVALFSVMDAAMKGLSLSIGLFDALFWRAVAGSLLGLALMLLTRQRWPDRAVLRLHMLRGAVVAVMASLFFWAIMRMPLAEAIALSFIAPLVALYLAALLLKERIGRRAIGASLLGLVGVAVILSGRVRGDYDTDALLGAGAVLVSAVLFAWNLILQRQQAQLASPIEVAFFQHVVMLGLFVLFAALVQVRPVVPAPPSWALVALAATLAFTSLAALAWAYARAEAQLLIPVEYSAFLWAAIIGWLAFGERLTLTTLAGALLIVVGCLIASRAGPAQASHVEPSVA